One window of the Ictidomys tridecemlineatus isolate mIctTri1 chromosome 11, mIctTri1.hap1, whole genome shotgun sequence genome contains the following:
- the Anp32e gene encoding acidic leucine-rich nuclear phosphoprotein 32 family member E translates to MEMKKRINMELRNRAPEEVTELVLDNCLCVNGEIEGLNDTFKELEFLSMANVELSSLAQLPSLNKLRKLELSDNIISGGLEVLAEKCPNLTYLNLSGNKIKDLSTVEALQNLKNLKSLDLFNCEITNLEDYRESIFELLQQITYLDGFDQEDNEAPDSEEEDDEDGDEDDGDEEEDEAGPPEGYEEEEEDDEEEEDEDEAGSELGEGEEEVGLSYLMKEEIQDEEDDDDYVEEGEEEEEEEEEGLRGEKRKRDAEDDGEEEDD, encoded by the exons atGGAGATGAAGAAGAGGATTAACATGGAGTTAAGGAACCGAGCCCCGGAGGAG GTGACAGAGTtagttcttgataattgcctgtGTGTCAATGGGGAAATTGAAGGCCTGAATGATACTTTTAAAGAACTAGAGTTTCTGAGTATGGCTAATGTGGAATTAAGTTCATTGGCCCAACTTCCCAGCTTAAACAAACTTCGAAAG TTGGAACTTAGTGACAATATAATTTCTGGAGGCTTGGAAGTGCTGGCAGAAAAATGTCCAAATCTTACCTACCTCAATCTGAGTGGAAACAAAATCAAAGATCTCAGTACGGTAGAAGCTCTG caaaatcttaaaaatttgaaaagtctTGACTTGTTTAACTGTGAGATCACAAATCTGGAAGATTACAGAGAAAGTATTTTTGAATTGCTGCAACAAATCACATACTTAGATGGATTTGATCAGGAGGATAATGAAGCACCTGACTCCGAAGAGGAGGATGATGAGG atggagATGAAGATGATGGAGATGAAGAGGAAGATGAAGCTGGTCCACCTGAAGGATacgaggaagaggaggaagatgatgaggaggaggaggatgaagatgaAGCAGGGTCAGAAttaggagagggagaagaagaagtggGCCTTTCTTACTTGATGAAAGAAGAAATTCAG gatgaagaagatgatgatgattatgtagaagaaggggaagaagaggaggaagagg AAGAAGAAGGTCTTCGGGGGGAGAAGAGGAAACGAGATGCTGAAGATGATGGAGAGGAAGAAGATGACTAG